The DNA window aacagccacttcacaaaagactttatcagcacagacgacacgctaactcaggattacagagcgccgtgcatttgcatttaaaagctacaaaccacacatttgaagacagcgaggtgaagattcttagtagagagaagagttggtttgaacgggggcgtcaaggaagccatttttgtgaagaaagagaaccctctttgaacagaaatggtggtctgagatttaatctgcccaaagtctatcagagtgtattatcaccttggtcacgcctatcacatgctaatcaggcacttagcagtgatgaagtagatgcagccagagaacaataggcctgattactgattactgggccatcttgaaactattaggtcagtttcaggtgaaactagctatttacagatactcaggcagattccttcctgagggcagggcttatgtaactcagtagtttaaatttccagttcccgtccaattttttcacaattgagaatgacttccggatgggagccgaaacgtcttgattctgaaaacagtgtccagatgactacgactgaaaccttttctacgatagaacactcctggacgaatgagggactacaccgtcttatcaaAAAGTTATGTTCACCTGAACATTAATGCTGTGAAAGGATTTCCTATTCACAAAATCGGCCTCATGGGCACCTGAGGGGGCTTTTATCCTTATGTGTGTGCAGTCCACTGCACCAATGACATTGGGGAAACCTGTCACACAAAGTAATGAGTATCCTACTATGTGTTAACAGTTGTCCTGTAATTTGTAGATCCTCTTACCTGCAATCCTATAGAACTCCTCTTTCATGTCACAGAGTCTTCTGTGGCCAGGGAAGGAGATGAAGACATCTGCTAATGCTTTGATagccagacacacactccttatTGTGCGGCAAATTGTGGCCTTGTTCAGCTGTTCTGCATCCCCACTGAGTACAGGAAGGCTCCACTAGCAAAAAGCGCAAGGCCACACAAACCATTTGCTCCACACTCAGTGCATGGCTCCGTGCAGTGCGGTGCTTAATCCTGGGACCCAGTAGTCTGCATAGATACCTGATGCCATCTGCAGAAAACCTGTATCTTTCATATAGATGGTCATCAGGGAAGGCCAGTGGGTCCAACCGGTCCCTGAAGACCCTTTCTCGCCTGAAGGCTCTCCTCAGCACAAGTGCTTCTTCATCCACCACATCTCGCAAGAATGGGCATGCCATTGTCAGAGCAGAAAGGAACACACAATTTTGGGCCTTCATATAGGCTAGTGGCCACACCTGGTGCTGGGGGTGGGCAAAAGAGGCCGGTGCCTTATAACGATGACTTGGTTGTACTGattgctgtgaaaataaaatataccttAGAAAGATGCCACCGTCCTGTGTGCTCACAATAAGAGCTCATATGTCATGGCTCACTTGACTTTACGAGAATATacctaatttttattttgagctGTGTCATCTTCTTGGAGCtgggggaggaaagaaaaataatgattaatacatttgtgttaCAGTTAGCATACAGTGTACATTGAAGGCATATCTCACCTCCCtctcaagtttttttatttcaaggtCCAGTTTCCTAATTGTCCTCTTTTTTATTTCGGACTCCAGTGCAAGattttctatctttttcttcttgtactGAATGTCTATGTCTGCCAGTTCTATTTGGCGCCGGAGGTGGTTGCCATACAACTTTCTGATAGCTTGTGAGCTCTGTGAACACAATACAATTAGCGCAGCTGGAATTTGGCAGGATGTGGTGTCCTTTTATTAATACGCACTATGTTGCCAGGCTGGTTTTCCCACTGTATAGCATCTGGGTCCTGTaaaagaaattagattttttgattttgatgagGACTCCTCACCATTGTAGAGTAAATAGTACTTTCACAGTCTTAACATGATACCTCATGCCTTCTGGAATCCACAGAGATggtctcctcctcatcatcgTCTCCATCatgtgctgttgctgctgcactgGGGCTTTCACCCTATCACATTTAATCGGATTCATATTGAAGCTAGTAGACAAGACATGCCAGGCCTACAGTATGCCTT is part of the Siniperca chuatsi isolate FFG_IHB_CAS linkage group LG9, ASM2008510v1, whole genome shotgun sequence genome and encodes:
- the LOC122882116 gene encoding LOW QUALITY PROTEIN: putative nuclease HARBI1 (The sequence of the model RefSeq protein was modified relative to this genomic sequence to represent the inferred CDS: inserted 2 bases in 2 codons); translation: MKAQNCVFLSALTMACPFLRDVVDEEALVLRRAFRRERVFRDRLDPLAFPDDHLYERYRFSADGIRYLCRLLGPRIKHRTARSHALSVEQMVCVALRXFASGAFLYSXGDAEQLNKATICRTIRSVCLAIKALADVFISFPGHRRLCDMKEEFYRIAGFPNVIGAVDCTHIRIKAPSGAHEADFVNRKSFHSINVQMVCNADCVISNVVAKWPGSVHDSRIFRASEIYQCLSQGEFSGVLLGDRGYGCQPFLLTPFTDPQEAQQAYNHAHARTRARVEMTFGLLKARFHCLHKLRVNPVRACDITVACAVLHNVACLRKERAPRVPPAMDWDNPAIFPDDDSGRLLRDQYVLNYFS